The proteins below come from a single Sorghum bicolor cultivar BTx623 chromosome 4, Sorghum_bicolor_NCBIv3, whole genome shotgun sequence genomic window:
- the LOC8073800 gene encoding uncharacterized protein LOC8073800, translated as MAPNGESPAMTTAVAPLLATIIGSFGGEHRRQQRVPSCHELRSCVAGGDDHHKELELMLSPDDASGGGGGDPRDAAAATARSAAEVEDAECECCGMSEECTASYIAAVRRRFSGRLVCGLCAEAVAEEAGKNGGDRGAALAAHMAVCRRFNGFGRTHPALFQADAVIGIVRKLSGSGGPRSPRSDAGTRVVVSEGAKTATAVAAVGSMALIAGVRNDQVVTN; from the coding sequence ATGGCACCCAATGGAGAATCACCGGCCATGACGACAGCCGTGGCGCCGCTGCTGGCGACGATCATCGGCAGCTTCGGCGGCGAGCACAGGCGGCAGCAGAGGGTCCCGTCGTGCCACGAGCTCCGCAGCTGCGTCGCGGGCGGCGATGACCACCACAAGGAACTGGAGCTGATGCTCAGCCCCGACGacgccagcggcggcggcggcggcgacccaCGGGACGCCGCCGCGGCCACGGCGCGCTCGGCGGCGGAGGTGGAGGACGCGGAGTGCGAGTGCTGCGGCATGTCGGAGGAGTGCACGGCGTCGTACATCGCCGCGGTGCGCCGCCGCTTCTCGGGCCGCCTGGTGTGCGGCCTGTGCGCCGAGGCCGTGGCCGAGGAGGCCGGCAAGAACGGCGGCGACCGCGGCGCCGCGCTGGCGGCGCACATGGCCGTGTGCCGGCGGTTCAACGGCTTCGGGAGGACGCACCCCGCGCTGTTCCAGGCCGACGCCGTCATTGGCATCGTCAGGAAGCTCTCGGGGTCGGGCGGCCCAAGGTCGCCCAGGTCTGACGCTGGCACGAGGGTCGTCGTCAGTGAAGGCGCCAAGACCgccaccgccgtcgccgccgtcggcAGCATGGCGCTCATCGCCGGCGTACGCAACGATCAGGTGGTCACCAACTAG
- the LOC8073801 gene encoding uncharacterized protein LOC8073801 → MASRLRSFTRPAAAAFLRSAAARSPAASLPGTLAPVPRASAIGRRMALARSLQPLHSAVSAARLTSRLGPEVARAVSQGTLCSSYPGV, encoded by the exons ATGGCGTCGCGCCTCCGCTCCTTCACCCGCCCAGCCGCCGCGGCCTTCCTCCGCTCCGCTGCCGCCCGGAGCCCCGCCGCTTCCCTCCCCGGCACCCTCGCTCCTGTCCCCAG GGCTTCGGCAATAGGGCGGCGGATGGCTCTGGCGCGGTCGCTGCAACCGCTGCACAGCGCGGTCTCGGCGGCCCGGCTGACGTCGCGGCTGGGGCCGGAGGTGGCCCGGGCCGTGTCGCAGGGTACGCTCTGCAGCTCCTACCCGGGAGTCTGA
- the LOC8085553 gene encoding protein phosphatase 1 regulatory subunit pprA, with product MASGEGVVDQLSGAAGGEAEAKMETEGEREGPVLYLDLTSYQLHDLSEVEIPPTLEEVDLTANRLSSVDPRIGQLPRLRKLSFRQNLLEDDAVAPLSSWETIAGLQELVLRDNKLTRIPDAGIFKGLLVFDVSFNEISSLTGMSKVSSKLKELYVSKNEVAKMEELEHLHALEILELGSNRLRVMENLETLTNLQELWLGRNRIRAVNLCGLKLIKKISLQSNRLTSMDGFQECTALEELYLSHNGIQKMEGLSTLQNLRILDVSSNKLTTIENIETLTRLEDLWLNDNQIPSLDGIETALAGSREKLTTIYLERNPCAKTPEYSSTLKKIFPKLEQIDSDIIA from the exons ATGGCCTCCGGCGAAGGTGTAGTTGATCAGCTGTCCGGGGCGGCTGGCGGCGAGGCGGAGGCCAAGATGGAGACGGAGGGGGAGCGGGAGGGGCCGGTGCTGTACCTCGACCTGACGAGCTACCAGCTGCACGATctgagcgaggtggagatcccgCCCACGCTGGAGGAGGTCGACCTCACCGCCAACCGCCTCTCTTCCGTCGACCCACGCATCGGCCAACTCCCCCGTCTCCGCAAGCTCTCCTTCCGCCAGAACCTCCTGGAAGACGACGCCGtcgcgccgctctcgtcctgggAGACTATCGCCGGATTGCAG GAGTTGGTCCTTAGAGATAACAAACTTACAAGGATTCCTGATGCTGGCATATTCAAGGGTCTTCTGGTGTTTGATGTATCTTTCAATGAGATATCTTCCTTGACTGGTATGTCCAAGGTTTCCAGCAAATTGAAGGAACTTTATGTTTCAAAGAATGAAGTTGCAAAGATGGAAGAGCTTGAGCATTTACATGCGCTGGAAATTCTTGAACTTGGTAGCAACAGGTTACGG GtaatggaaaatcttgaaacaTTGACAAATCTGCAAGAACTGTGGTTGGGAAGAAATCGAATTCGAGCTGTCAACTTGTGTGGTTTGAAGCTAATTAAGaagataagtttgcaaagcaacAGATTGACTTCAATGGATGGGTTTCAG GAATGTACTGCGTTAGAGGAGCTGTACCTCAGCCATAATGGAATTCAAAAGATGGAAGGCCTCTCTACCTTGCAGAACCTCCGCATTTTGGATGTTTCATCTAACAAGCTAACCACTATAGAAAATATTGAAACCTTAACCAG GCTGGAGGACCTGTGGTTGAATGACAACCAAATACCATCTCTAGATGGGATAGAGACTGCTTTGGCTGGTTCGCGGGAGAAGTTGACGACAATATATCTTGAACGAAATCCCTGT gcaaaaactccagagtacTCATCGACATTGAAGAAAATATTTCCAAAACTCGAGCAAATCGATTCAGATATCATAGCATGA
- the LOC8073802 gene encoding uclacyanin-3: MAAATTMTSRRLFALAAAVYVLAVCCLERPAVAAAPQGKQYRVGGEDGWRVPPPPPPENKDRYYDTWASNITFYVGDTLEFVYKNDSVLRVSKAGYYHCNETAADAAPRDGRTVFLLDGPGFAYFASADLAHCAMEERLAVSVLAAGSLPAPAPSPSSSSSSSSSAPGPWSWVLSPSPSPSGEHSAAAALPVVAASSAHAVVLVVAVALLAAGFV, translated from the exons ATGGCTGCAGCGACGACGATGACGTCTCGCCGCCTCTtcgcgctcgccgccgccgtctacGTCCTCGCCGTCTGCTGCCTCGAGCGCCCCGcagtggcggcggcgccgcagGGGAAGCAGTACAGGGTCGGCGGTGAGGACGGGTGGcgcgtgccgccgccgccgccgccggagaacAAGGACAGGTACTACGACACCTGGGCCTCCAACATCACCTTCTACGTCGGCGACACCCTCG agTTCGTGTACAAGAACGACTCGGTGCTGAGGGTGTCCAAGGCGGGGTACTACCACTGCAACGAGACGGCGGCCGACGCGGCGCCGCGCGACGGCCGGACCGTCTTCCTCCTCGACGGCCCCGGGTTCGCCTACTTCGCCAGCGCCGACCTCGCCCACTGCGCCATGGAGGAGCGCCTCGCGGTCAGCGTCCTCGCTGCCGGCAGCCTGCCGGCGCCCGCGCCgtccccgtcgtcgtcgtcgtcgtcgtcgtcctcggcgCCCGGGCCGTGGTCCTGGGTgctgtcgccgtcgccgtcgccgtccggTGAGCACTCCGCCGCTGCTGCGCTGCCGGTCGTCGCGGCTTCCTCTGCTCACGCCGTCGTCCTCGTGGTGGCCGTCGCGCTGCTGGCAGCCGGTTTCGTTTGA